One window from the genome of Faecalibacterium sp. HTF-F encodes:
- a CDS encoding ATP-binding protein, with amino-acid sequence MKKQTLVRDAAVMLLTLLAAYAMVMLTQAVMGRIEGVAMLIFMLAVFVTSMYTEGYVWGVAASLISVLAVNFAFLSPYFAFNFTLSENLFSGLVMLVVSIMTSTLTTRIKKQEQLRMESEKEKMRANLLRAVSHDLRTPLTSIYGACSTVIENYDSLDKAKTIKLLGEACSDAQWLTRMVENLLSVTRIDSEKVTVQKTPTVLDELLDAVLVKFRKRYPDIQVELETPDAFIVIPMDSMLIQQVLMNLLENAALHAEGMTKLTLKVFTVGNRAVFEVTDNGCGIPRERLKTLFSGTGSTDPDVPADSRKHGMGIGLSVCAAIIKAHGGEIKAESRVGEGTTIRFWLETEEIEMEDAEDEQ; translated from the coding sequence ATGAAAAAACAGACGCTTGTGCGGGATGCCGCCGTAATGCTGCTGACTCTGCTCGCTGCCTATGCCATGGTGATGCTTACACAGGCTGTTATGGGCCGCATTGAGGGCGTTGCCATGCTGATCTTTATGCTGGCAGTATTTGTCACATCAATGTATACAGAGGGGTATGTCTGGGGCGTGGCAGCGTCCCTGATCAGCGTGCTGGCGGTGAATTTTGCCTTCCTCTCGCCGTATTTCGCGTTCAACTTTACTCTGTCGGAAAACCTGTTCTCCGGCCTTGTGATGCTTGTGGTGTCCATCATGACCAGCACCCTGACCACCCGCATCAAAAAGCAGGAGCAGCTGCGCATGGAGAGCGAAAAGGAAAAAATGCGCGCGAACCTCTTGCGCGCGGTTTCCCACGATCTGCGCACCCCGCTCACTTCCATTTATGGTGCCTGCTCCACCGTGATCGAAAACTACGATTCGCTGGATAAGGCAAAGACCATCAAGCTGCTGGGCGAGGCCTGCAGCGATGCCCAGTGGCTGACCCGCATGGTGGAGAACCTGCTCTCGGTCACCCGCATCGACAGCGAGAAGGTGACGGTGCAGAAGACCCCCACGGTGCTGGACGAACTGCTGGATGCCGTGCTGGTCAAGTTCCGCAAGCGATACCCGGATATTCAGGTGGAGCTGGAAACGCCGGATGCCTTTATCGTGATCCCCATGGATTCCATGCTCATCCAGCAGGTGCTGATGAATCTGCTGGAAAACGCCGCTCTGCACGCTGAGGGCATGACAAAACTGACCCTGAAGGTGTTCACGGTGGGCAATCGCGCGGTGTTCGAGGTGACGGACAATGGCTGCGGCATCCCCAGAGAACGGCTGAAAACGCTGTTCTCCGGCACCGGCAGCACCGACCCGGATGTGCCGGCAGACAGCCGCAAGCACGGCATGGGCATCGGCTTGTCGGTGTGCGCAGCCATCATCAAGGCCCACGGCGGTGAGATCAAGGCCGAGAGCCGGGTGGGCGAGGGAACCACCATCCGCTTCTGGCTGGAGACCGAAGAAATTGAAATGGAGGATGCAGAAGATGAGCAATAA
- a CDS encoding bifunctional diguanylate cyclase/phosphodiesterase: protein MMLHRRAAQGTQTSRRGEKTQPIFCTIFGAMMLVLVAEVLLLVISICVTDVGGRLNQNAKDMLAMQVRNRVGYVQDLMQDAQDLTDLSDYIDRATLAMVNTGRLDLDALNTDSEQSSALLAAIAPELVNTLRARSVTGIFVVLNTEDLRILDVGSGVPGIYLRDLDPDARPSEENADLLIERGSAAVVKALGITTDKSWQPVLRYYGLKGRGFFKDPFLRAYEDNARLSEEYYGRWTTSAYTISDDDRSAIAYSQPLILPDGTVYGVVGVELLTSYLQEKMPYEELQNEKRGAYFLVSTTADEDAEEFVVSKSVTSSQDSYALEEPESMMRCERRADGCWLNLHKRDYYAVAMPIFLYSRNAPFSDEHWLLIGAVNSQTLFSFAQNVRHVLTAVVVGTLVLGILSSLLIAHKLARPVELLYYEVVDGQEKKKFPELSHTKIRELDRLADALTSLNSELLNNSTKFLRIMDMASVELGGYELRFDTGSVYVTDNFFSLLGEPLPKDGFLSVRRFEEILTRIQLSRPCTTTERGDKLLTIRKGGQTRYVLLRVTKDWNVQVGLAEDVTAATLERLRIEHERDYDILTGLYNRQAFQRVCGELFEDPQQLGTAALLMMDLDNLKHVNDTYGHDWGDQYIHRTGLCLAENTPAGTVVARLSGDEFMLLFYGYLNREQIREKVRILSDAMQKSVAVLPGGSELRISISGGMAWYPEDSRNMETLKKYADFALYQVKHSHKGCLQEFSMESYRREAQTAQLRRDFQQLLTEERVYYMFQPIFSAYDGRVMAYEALMRSDMERLRSPATIMKLAREQGALQEIERLTFFKSLETFDHLRSEGLVRRDALLFINSIASIALPQEDCEYMDSRWHELLRQVVIEITEEEAMDREAMEAKRRAPSSSGMFALDDYGSGYSNEGSLLELSPRFIKVDLTIIRGIDTDPDKQQIVQNIVAYAHPRSMQIIAEGVETAEELKKVLELGVDGLQGYFLAKPANIPTRIAPAARQIIENSHSSDCG from the coding sequence ATGATGCTGCACAGGCGGGCAGCGCAGGGCACACAGACGTCCCGGCGCGGAGAAAAGACACAACCGATCTTCTGCACCATTTTCGGGGCGATGATGCTGGTGCTGGTGGCAGAGGTCCTACTGCTCGTGATCAGCATCTGCGTCACCGATGTGGGCGGCAGGCTGAACCAGAACGCAAAGGACATGCTTGCCATGCAGGTGCGCAACCGCGTCGGTTACGTGCAGGACCTGATGCAGGATGCACAGGACCTGACCGATCTCTCGGACTACATCGACCGGGCCACCCTTGCCATGGTGAACACGGGCCGTCTGGATCTGGATGCCCTGAACACCGACAGTGAACAGAGCAGCGCGCTGCTTGCCGCCATTGCACCGGAACTGGTCAACACCCTGCGCGCACGGTCCGTCACCGGTATTTTTGTGGTGCTGAACACCGAGGACCTGCGCATTCTGGATGTGGGCAGCGGTGTGCCCGGCATCTATCTGCGGGATCTGGACCCGGACGCCCGCCCTTCGGAGGAGAATGCCGATCTGCTGATCGAGCGCGGCAGCGCGGCGGTGGTCAAGGCGCTGGGCATCACCACCGATAAAAGCTGGCAGCCTGTCCTGCGCTACTATGGCCTGAAGGGCCGGGGCTTTTTCAAGGATCCGTTCCTGCGGGCCTATGAGGACAATGCCCGCCTGAGCGAGGAATATTACGGCCGCTGGACCACCAGCGCATACACGATCTCGGACGATGACCGCTCGGCCATTGCCTACTCTCAGCCGCTGATCCTGCCGGACGGCACGGTGTACGGCGTGGTGGGCGTGGAGCTGCTCACCAGCTACCTGCAGGAAAAAATGCCCTATGAAGAGCTGCAGAACGAGAAAAGAGGCGCGTATTTTCTGGTGTCCACCACTGCGGACGAGGACGCCGAGGAATTCGTGGTCAGCAAGTCGGTCACGTCCAGTCAGGACAGCTATGCACTGGAAGAGCCTGAAAGCATGATGCGCTGCGAGAGGCGGGCAGACGGCTGCTGGCTGAACCTGCACAAACGGGATTACTACGCGGTGGCAATGCCCATCTTCCTGTACAGCCGCAACGCGCCCTTCTCCGATGAGCACTGGCTGCTGATCGGCGCGGTGAACAGCCAGACGCTGTTTTCCTTTGCGCAGAATGTCCGGCATGTGCTCACCGCTGTGGTGGTGGGCACGCTGGTGCTGGGCATTCTGAGCAGCCTGCTGATCGCCCACAAGCTGGCCCGCCCGGTGGAGCTGCTGTATTACGAGGTGGTGGACGGGCAGGAGAAAAAGAAGTTCCCGGAGCTGTCCCATACAAAGATCCGGGAGCTGGATCGTCTGGCCGATGCACTGACCAGCCTGAACAGCGAGCTGCTGAACAACTCCACAAAGTTTTTGCGCATCATGGATATGGCCAGTGTGGAGCTGGGCGGCTATGAGCTGCGGTTCGACACCGGCAGCGTGTATGTTACCGATAACTTTTTTTCCCTGCTGGGCGAACCCCTGCCCAAGGACGGTTTCCTGAGCGTGCGCCGCTTTGAGGAAATACTGACCCGGATCCAGCTTTCCCGCCCCTGCACCACCACGGAAAGGGGAGACAAGCTGCTGACCATCCGCAAGGGCGGCCAGACCCGCTACGTTCTGCTGCGCGTCACCAAAGACTGGAACGTGCAGGTGGGTCTGGCCGAGGATGTCACCGCCGCCACGCTGGAGCGCCTGCGCATCGAGCACGAACGCGACTACGATATCCTCACCGGCCTGTACAACCGTCAGGCCTTCCAGCGGGTGTGCGGGGAGCTGTTTGAGGACCCGCAGCAGCTGGGCACCGCAGCCCTGCTGATGATGGATCTGGACAACCTCAAGCACGTCAACGACACCTACGGCCACGACTGGGGCGACCAGTACATCCACCGCACCGGCCTTTGTCTGGCAGAGAACACCCCCGCCGGCACGGTGGTGGCCCGCCTGTCCGGCGATGAGTTCATGCTGCTGTTCTACGGTTATCTTAACCGGGAGCAGATCCGGGAAAAGGTGCGCATCCTGAGCGACGCCATGCAGAAGAGCGTGGCGGTGCTGCCCGGCGGCAGCGAACTGCGCATCAGCATCTCGGGCGGCATGGCATGGTACCCGGAGGACAGCCGGAACATGGAGACCCTGAAAAAATATGCCGACTTTGCGCTGTATCAGGTCAAGCACTCCCACAAGGGCTGCCTGCAGGAGTTCAGCATGGAAAGCTACCGCAGGGAAGCCCAGACCGCACAGCTGCGGCGGGACTTCCAGCAGCTGCTTACCGAGGAACGGGTGTACTATATGTTCCAGCCCATCTTCTCGGCCTACGATGGCCGGGTGATGGCCTACGAAGCCCTGATGCGCTCCGATATGGAGAGACTGCGTTCGCCTGCCACCATCATGAAGCTGGCGCGGGAGCAGGGGGCACTGCAGGAGATCGAACGGCTGACCTTCTTCAAGTCGCTGGAGACCTTTGACCACCTGCGCAGCGAGGGTCTTGTGCGCAGGGACGCGCTGCTGTTCATCAACTCCATTGCAAGCATTGCCCTGCCGCAGGAGGACTGCGAGTATATGGACAGCCGCTGGCATGAGCTGCTCCGCCAGGTGGTGATCGAGATCACCGAGGAAGAGGCGATGGACCGGGAAGCAATGGAGGCAAAGCGCCGTGCGCCGAGCTCTTCCGGCATGTTCGCGCTGGATGATTATGGCAGCGGCTACTCCAACGAGGGCAGCCTGCTGGAGCTTTCGCCCCGGTTCATCAAGGTGGATCTCACCATCATCCGCGGCATCGACACCGACCCCGACAAACAGCAGATCGTGCAGAACATCGTGGCCTATGCCCACCCGCGCAGCATGCAGATCATTGCCGAGGGCGTGGAGACGGCCGAGGAGCTGAAAAAGGTGCTGGAGCTGGGCGTGGACGGCCTGCAGGGCTATTTCCTTGCAAAGCCCGCCAACATCCCGACACGGATCGCGCCCGCTGCCCGGCAGATCATTGAAAACAGCCATAGCTCGGACTGCGGCTGA
- a CDS encoding GTP-binding protein: protein MVQVDLITGFLGAGKTTFLRRYVRYLVEQGHNVCILENDFGAVNVDAMLVQDLLGPRCDLETISGGCDCDTHQRRMRTKLIAMAMRGFDRVVVEPSGIFDVDEFFDVLRDDPLDRWYQVGNVIAIVDAMLPETLSPQAEYLLASETANAGRVLLSRTRQAGQAQTAAAAAHLTRALESCKCSRRFAPEEILTKDWAQLTEADLAALASCGYRQASCEKLHFDEHEAFSSLCFLEQHLTLQQLQAAADRLFADRACGHVLRVKGFAPDPGGQTGWLELNATAAGKTLAPIPQGQDVLIVIGEGLDKAAIEARLKA from the coding sequence ATGGTACAGGTAGACCTTATCACCGGCTTTCTGGGGGCAGGAAAAACCACCTTTCTGCGCCGGTATGTCCGGTATCTGGTGGAACAGGGCCACAACGTCTGCATTCTGGAAAACGACTTTGGGGCCGTGAATGTGGACGCGATGCTGGTGCAGGACCTTCTGGGCCCCCGCTGCGACCTTGAGACCATCAGCGGCGGGTGCGACTGCGACACCCACCAGCGCCGGATGCGCACCAAGCTCATTGCCATGGCCATGCGCGGGTTCGACCGGGTGGTGGTGGAGCCCAGCGGCATTTTTGATGTGGACGAGTTCTTTGACGTGCTGCGGGACGACCCGCTGGACCGCTGGTATCAGGTGGGCAATGTGATCGCCATTGTGGACGCCATGCTGCCCGAGACCCTGTCCCCGCAGGCAGAGTATCTGCTGGCATCCGAGACCGCCAACGCGGGCCGGGTGCTGCTCAGCCGTACCCGGCAGGCCGGGCAGGCCCAGACGGCCGCCGCTGCGGCCCACCTGACCCGGGCGCTGGAAAGCTGCAAGTGCTCCCGCCGCTTTGCACCGGAGGAGATCCTGACAAAGGACTGGGCGCAGCTCACCGAAGCCGACCTTGCCGCCCTTGCGTCCTGCGGATACCGGCAGGCCAGCTGCGAAAAGCTGCACTTTGACGAGCACGAAGCCTTTTCGTCCCTCTGCTTTCTGGAACAGCACCTGACGCTGCAGCAGCTGCAGGCTGCGGCAGACCGCCTGTTTGCGGACAGGGCCTGCGGCCATGTGCTGCGGGTGAAGGGCTTTGCGCCGGACCCGGGCGGGCAGACCGGCTGGCTGGAACTGAACGCCACCGCCGCCGGAAAAACGCTGGCCCCCATCCCGCAGGGACAGGATGTGCTCATCGTCATTGGCGAAGGGCTGGACAAGGCGGCCATTGAAGCACGGCTCAAGGCCTGA
- a CDS encoding DUF6061 family protein produces the protein MKYDARACHFNMDTGCVELLLRDGKMISIDCTGVEDALDVTMAQRSELDYLIYNDPLGYADLILNGDPEKYLRNVAESHGLED, from the coding sequence ATGAAGTACGATGCAAGAGCCTGCCATTTCAACATGGACACCGGCTGCGTGGAGCTGTTGCTCCGGGATGGGAAAATGATCTCCATTGACTGCACCGGGGTCGAGGATGCACTGGATGTGACCATGGCGCAGAGGTCAGAACTGGATTATCTTATCTACAATGACCCGCTTGGCTATGCCGATTTGATTCTGAACGGAGACCCGGAGAAATATTTGAGGAATGTAGCTGAAAGCCATGGATTAGAGGATTGA
- a CDS encoding extracellular solute-binding protein, with protein sequence MKKQIKSLLCGLCAAALALGCGGCGGSAGPEVPAKVTNIMVWTYYNGDQLESFTSLVDQFNETVGAQKGIKVSTESQGSVNDLETSVMDSAEGKVGAAAMPNVFSAYADTAYALDQMGMVVDLAPYLTEEEKAQFVEGYLSEGDFGEDDSIKIFPVAKSTELLFLNDTDWQAFADAAGVRYEDLATMEGLTAAAEKYYNWTDAQTAAPDDGKALFGRDAMANYMLVGAQQLGDTIFAVKDGRMTVNFERDVARRLWDNYYVPFVRGWFAATGRFRSDDIKTGNVLAYVGSSSSATFFPTRVTNDANESHEISLKTLPAPQFEGGEAVAVQQGAGMVVTAAKEEEVEASVEFLKWFVQAENNIAFSVGSGYLPVTRKASDMQEILASGLTLDDNMQQTLAVAVDTVNGNRLYTPYAFAGGSSARKVLEYGLSDLAAADRETVVQRIAEGQSAAEAEAEFLTDEYFEAWYQDICAKLAQYEG encoded by the coding sequence ATGAAAAAACAGATCAAGTCGCTGCTGTGCGGACTGTGCGCGGCGGCACTGGCACTGGGCTGCGGCGGCTGCGGCGGCAGTGCCGGGCCAGAAGTGCCCGCCAAAGTGACCAATATCATGGTGTGGACCTATTACAATGGCGACCAGCTGGAAAGCTTTACCAGCCTTGTGGACCAGTTCAACGAGACCGTCGGTGCCCAAAAGGGCATCAAGGTGTCCACCGAGAGTCAGGGCAGCGTCAACGATCTGGAAACCAGTGTGATGGACTCTGCCGAGGGCAAGGTGGGCGCTGCCGCCATGCCCAATGTCTTCTCGGCCTACGCCGACACCGCCTATGCGCTGGACCAGATGGGCATGGTGGTGGACCTTGCCCCCTATCTGACCGAGGAGGAAAAGGCTCAGTTCGTGGAGGGCTACCTCTCGGAGGGGGACTTCGGGGAGGACGACAGCATCAAGATCTTCCCGGTGGCAAAATCCACCGAGCTGCTGTTCCTCAATGATACCGACTGGCAGGCCTTTGCCGATGCCGCCGGTGTCCGCTACGAGGACCTTGCCACCATGGAGGGGCTGACGGCCGCCGCAGAAAAATACTACAACTGGACCGATGCCCAGACCGCCGCGCCGGATGACGGCAAGGCACTGTTCGGCCGTGATGCCATGGCAAACTATATGCTGGTGGGCGCACAGCAGCTGGGCGACACCATCTTTGCAGTGAAGGACGGCAGAATGACCGTCAACTTTGAGCGCGATGTGGCCCGCAGGCTGTGGGACAACTACTATGTTCCCTTTGTCAGGGGCTGGTTTGCCGCCACCGGCCGCTTCCGCAGCGATGATATCAAGACCGGCAATGTGCTGGCCTACGTGGGCTCCAGTTCCAGCGCCACCTTCTTCCCCACCAGGGTGACGAACGACGCCAACGAGAGCCATGAGATCAGCCTGAAAACACTGCCCGCCCCGCAGTTTGAAGGCGGCGAGGCGGTCGCGGTGCAGCAGGGTGCCGGTATGGTGGTGACAGCAGCCAAAGAGGAGGAGGTCGAGGCCTCGGTGGAGTTCCTCAAATGGTTCGTTCAGGCGGAGAACAACATCGCCTTCTCGGTGGGCTCGGGCTACCTGCCTGTCACCCGGAAGGCCAGCGATATGCAGGAGATCCTTGCCAGCGGCCTGACTCTGGACGATAACATGCAGCAGACGCTGGCAGTTGCGGTGGATACGGTGAACGGGAATCGTCTGTATACGCCCTACGCCTTTGCAGGCGGCAGCAGCGCCCGCAAGGTGCTGGAATACGGCCTGAGCGACCTTGCCGCAGCGGACCGCGAGACGGTGGTCCAGCGCATTGCCGAGGGCCAGAGTGCCGCCGAGGCAGAGGCCGAGTTTTTGACCGACGAGTATTTTGAGGCATGGTATCAGGACATCTGCGCAAAGCTTGCACAGTACGAGGGCTGA
- a CDS encoding SLC13 family permease, with amino-acid sequence MTLALLLFAATYLLMLRLQQYRPWVALCSAVLFIVLGEAGGYGFSLRAALQAVDYNVLLMMAGTMGTVALFIESKMPARLAEMLIVRVPDVKRAVCMLALFAGVISAFVDNVATVLMVAPVGLAIARKLKISPVPVIISIAVSSNLQGAATLVGDTTSILLGSFADMNFFEFFWMQGRPGIFWGVELGALASLAVLLWLFRRETQPVCAKVETEVEDDVPAALMLLTVGLLIAASFLPEPAAGPLHTVYELRSGLICMGLCLFGTVRACLRAKSAKPLGRVLGELDCDTLLLLFGLFVVIAGIQAAGVIDAAARLFHAVAGESPFRLFTLLVVVSVVLSAFIDNIPYVAAMLPVVQSIAALMNDGRGMEPYVFYFGLLTGATLGGNLTPIGASANIAAIGLLRKNGETVTTRDFLRIGVPFTLAAVLAGYVYLWLVWGRV; translated from the coding sequence ATGACACTTGCGCTGCTTCTGTTTGCAGCCACCTATCTGCTGATGCTGCGGCTGCAGCAGTACCGCCCGTGGGTGGCACTGTGCAGTGCGGTGCTCTTTATTGTGCTGGGCGAGGCCGGGGGATACGGCTTTTCGCTCCGTGCGGCACTGCAGGCGGTGGATTACAACGTTCTGCTGATGATGGCGGGCACCATGGGTACGGTGGCGCTGTTCATCGAGAGCAAAATGCCCGCCCGTCTGGCGGAAATGCTCATCGTCCGGGTGCCGGACGTCAAGCGGGCGGTGTGTATGCTGGCGCTGTTCGCCGGCGTCATCAGTGCTTTTGTGGACAATGTGGCTACCGTGCTCATGGTGGCTCCGGTGGGCCTTGCCATTGCCCGCAAGCTGAAGATCTCGCCGGTGCCGGTGATCATTTCCATTGCGGTCTCCTCCAACCTGCAGGGCGCAGCCACGCTGGTGGGCGACACCACCAGCATCCTGCTGGGCAGCTTTGCGGACATGAACTTCTTCGAGTTCTTCTGGATGCAGGGCCGTCCGGGCATTTTCTGGGGTGTAGAGCTGGGCGCACTGGCATCGCTGGCGGTGCTGCTGTGGCTGTTCCGCCGTGAGACCCAGCCGGTCTGTGCAAAGGTGGAAACGGAAGTGGAGGACGACGTGCCCGCCGCCCTGATGCTGCTGACAGTAGGCCTGCTGATCGCGGCATCTTTCCTGCCGGAGCCCGCCGCCGGGCCGCTGCATACGGTGTATGAGCTGCGCAGCGGTCTTATCTGCATGGGCCTGTGCCTGTTTGGCACCGTGCGCGCCTGCCTGCGGGCAAAGTCAGCAAAGCCGCTGGGGCGGGTGCTGGGCGAGCTGGACTGCGATACCCTGCTGCTGTTGTTTGGTCTGTTCGTCGTGATCGCAGGCATTCAGGCGGCGGGCGTCATTGATGCAGCGGCCCGGCTGTTCCACGCCGTGGCGGGAGAAAGCCCCTTCCGACTGTTTACGCTGCTGGTAGTGGTTTCGGTCGTGCTGTCGGCATTCATCGATAACATCCCATACGTAGCCGCCATGCTGCCCGTGGTGCAAAGCATTGCTGCACTGATGAATGATGGCCGGGGGATGGAGCCCTACGTGTTTTACTTCGGTCTGCTCACCGGTGCCACTCTGGGCGGCAACCTGACGCCGATCGGCGCTTCGGCCAATATTGCTGCCATCGGCCTGCTGCGCAAAAACGGTGAAACCGTCACGACCCGGGACTTCCTGCGCATCGGCGTGCCCTTTACGCTGGCTGCAGTGCTGGCAGGCTATGTGTATCTGTGGCTGGTGTGGGGCAGAGTCTGA
- a CDS encoding PTS glucose transporter subunit IIA: MGFFDKLFGGKAEQEETAKFFGQRKTVLTPIRGKVLAQADIPDETFAQGILGPGCGIEPTGKTVYAPFDGTVEQVASTLHAVGLTSEDGIEILIHVGMDTVEMQGKGFKALVKVGDKVKAGTPLLKVDLDAIRAAGHPTATAIIVTNGDDMGELKMLAEGDVLAGTPLFKF, encoded by the coding sequence ATGGGATTTTTTGATAAGCTGTTCGGCGGTAAGGCCGAGCAGGAAGAGACCGCTAAATTCTTTGGTCAGCGCAAGACCGTTTTGACCCCCATCCGCGGCAAGGTGCTGGCACAGGCCGACATCCCCGACGAGACCTTTGCACAGGGCATCCTTGGCCCCGGCTGCGGCATCGAGCCCACCGGCAAGACCGTGTATGCTCCGTTTGACGGCACCGTGGAACAGGTGGCTTCCACCCTGCACGCCGTGGGCCTGACCAGCGAGGACGGCATCGAGATCCTGATCCATGTTGGCATGGACACCGTGGAGATGCAGGGCAAGGGCTTCAAGGCACTGGTCAAGGTGGGCGATAAGGTCAAGGCCGGCACCCCGCTGCTGAAGGTGGATCTGGACGCCATCCGCGCCGCAGGCCATCCCACCGCTACTGCCATCATCGTGACCAACGGCGATGACATGGGCGAGCTGAAGATGCTGGCTGAGGGCGATGTGCTGGCAGGCACCCCGCTGTTCAAGTTCTGA
- a CDS encoding response regulator transcription factor, giving the protein MSNNKFKVLIVEDEANICSFIETLLTTNDYQALVAHTCTMGLTLFASHNPDLVILDLGLPDRDGLEFIRTVRQKYMTPIVVLSARTDEMDKIEALDLGANDYITKPFSTGELLARVRAALRLNRYGALRGGNAPAGEFRAQGMRINYDRRKVFVDEQEIKLTQTEYNIVAFLSQHAGRVMTYAAIVKAIWGDTDIGSTKKLQVNMANIRKKLGSRPGSNAYILNELGVGYRMIDEDNDTHNRENLE; this is encoded by the coding sequence ATGAGCAATAATAAATTCAAAGTCCTCATTGTGGAGGATGAGGCGAATATCTGCAGCTTTATCGAAACGCTGCTGACCACCAATGATTATCAGGCGCTGGTGGCTCACACCTGTACCATGGGCCTGACCCTGTTTGCCTCCCACAACCCGGATCTGGTCATTCTGGATCTGGGCCTGCCGGACCGGGACGGTCTGGAGTTCATCCGCACCGTGCGGCAGAAGTACATGACCCCCATCGTGGTGCTCTCGGCCCGCACCGACGAGATGGATAAGATCGAAGCGCTGGATCTGGGGGCCAATGACTATATCACCAAGCCCTTCAGCACCGGCGAGCTGCTGGCCCGCGTGCGTGCGGCCCTGCGCCTGAACCGTTATGGTGCCCTGCGCGGCGGCAATGCCCCGGCAGGGGAGTTCCGCGCACAGGGAATGCGCATCAATTATGACCGCCGCAAGGTGTTTGTGGACGAGCAGGAGATCAAGCTGACCCAGACCGAGTACAACATCGTGGCGTTCCTCTCCCAGCACGCGGGTCGTGTGATGACCTATGCGGCCATCGTCAAAGCCATCTGGGGCGATACCGACATCGGCAGCACCAAGAAGCTGCAGGTGAATATGGCCAACATCCGCAAAAAGCTGGGCAGCCGCCCGGGCAGCAACGCCTATATCCTCAATGAGCTGGGCGTGGGCTACCGCATGATCGACGAGGACAACGACACCCATAACCGGGAGAATCTGGAATGA
- a CDS encoding threonine aldolase family protein, whose amino-acid sequence MLYFENDYCEGAHPAILQKLTETNFEKVSGYGTDPYCASAKAKICAACGCPDADVYFISGGTQTNAIVIASMLQRWQGVLAAATGHVTAHEAGAIEYTSHKVIPLPAHEGKVSAADVRSWCATFYADANHDHMVFPGMVYISHPSEYGTLYTKAELEELHAVCQEYKMPLFMDGARLGYGLMAKGTDVTLQDIARLTDVFYIGGTKVGALCGEAVVFPHGAPAHFMTMVKQQGALLAKGRLLGLQFDVLFTDDLYTRISRNAIETADRLKEGLAAKGYRFYMESPTNQVFPILANSQLEALEGKAKFGFWEKYDDTHTVMRIATSWATRMEEIEQLIALM is encoded by the coding sequence ATGCTTTATTTTGAGAACGACTACTGCGAGGGTGCACACCCCGCGATCCTGCAAAAGCTGACCGAGACCAATTTTGAAAAGGTGTCCGGCTACGGCACCGACCCCTACTGCGCCAGCGCCAAGGCAAAGATCTGCGCTGCCTGCGGCTGCCCGGATGCAGATGTGTACTTTATCTCCGGCGGCACCCAGACCAACGCCATCGTCATTGCGTCCATGCTGCAGCGCTGGCAGGGCGTGCTGGCCGCAGCCACCGGCCATGTTACCGCCCACGAGGCCGGTGCCATCGAGTACACCAGCCACAAGGTCATCCCGCTGCCGGCCCACGAGGGCAAGGTGAGCGCTGCCGATGTGCGCAGCTGGTGCGCCACCTTCTACGCCGATGCCAACCACGACCACATGGTGTTCCCCGGCATGGTGTATATCTCTCACCCGTCGGAGTACGGCACCCTGTACACTAAGGCGGAGCTGGAAGAGCTGCACGCCGTGTGTCAGGAATACAAGATGCCGCTGTTCATGGACGGCGCACGGCTGGGCTACGGCCTGATGGCAAAGGGCACCGACGTCACCCTGCAGGACATTGCCCGCCTGACCGATGTGTTCTACATCGGCGGCACCAAGGTGGGCGCTCTGTGCGGCGAGGCCGTGGTGTTCCCTCACGGCGCACCGGCCCACTTTATGACCATGGTCAAGCAGCAGGGCGCGCTGCTTGCCAAGGGCCGTCTGCTGGGCCTGCAGTTCGACGTGCTGTTCACCGATGATCTGTACACCCGCATCAGCCGGAACGCCATCGAGACCGCAGACCGTCTGAAGGAAGGCCTTGCTGCCAAGGGCTACCGCTTTTATATGGAATCGCCCACCAATCAGGTGTTCCCCATTCTGGCAAACAGCCAGCTGGAAGCGCTGGAAGGCAAGGCAAAGTTCGGCTTCTGGGAAAAGTACGACGACACCCACACCGTGATGCGCATTGCCACCAGCTGGGCCACCCGCATGGAGGAGATCGAACAGCTGATTGCCCTGATGTGA